Part of the Tenacibaculum sp. SZ-18 genome, GCGGCAACAAGATTCTTCTTTAAAAACTTAAGTTTTAAAAGACGATGAAGTCTTGTAGATTCGAATACAGACTCAGAATCTACAAGAGAAATTCGATCTGAATCTGGAAAACACCCACTATATGAAATACTAGTTTTTAAAGTATCGTTATTCGGTTCAATATTTGTTATAGAATAATTATCTGTTGTTGTGTTGTTATACACATCTTTATCAATTTTGGGCTGATCGTGATTTTTCCAAAGTAATTTTTTATTTGTTGCTTGAGAATCAAAATCTGGACAAGTATTTAATCCAGCTATTCCTCCAAATTTACACATTAAATTTCCTCCACAATTGTAAACATCTGTTTTAGAATCACTGCAACCTACAAATGAATTCACACGAATAATACGTTCTTGTTTATACGTGTCTTCATAAATTTCTGTTTTTACCGGAGCAACTGATTGTTCAAGACCAGTTTTAATCTTTTTCAACCAGAATAATTGTTCAATTGGATTATCAAACGAACTAATTACTTTTATTTCTTCACCCTTGTTACAAGAACCCAAAATAATTGTAAAACAGATAAGTTCTAATACAGTTTTCATGACTAAACTTTATGGTGTTTACAGATAAGATGTAATTTTTGTCGAAGGGTTGCGTGAAATACTATTATTTTTGTTCTTGGAAATGAAAAACTCAATTTTTAACATACAAACAGAACAAAAATTTCAAGAAGTTGTATTACAAGTTTTTAAACATCAGTTTGAGCATAATTCTGTATATAGATCTTTCTGTGATTTACTATATGTACATGCTAGTGATGTGAAGAATATTAACGAAATTCCGTTTTTACCAATTCAATTTTTCAAATCTAAAAAGGTAATTTCTTCCTTGAATGAGGTTGAAGAAGTGTTCTCGAGCTCAGGAACTACAGGAACTGTAACTAGTAAACATTATGTTACTGATATTTCTCTCTATCAGGAAAGTTATATTAAAGGATTTCAACATTTTTATGGTGATATTGATGATTATATTATACTTGCTTTACTTCCTAATTATTTAGAAAGGAAAGGTTCTTCATTGGTATATATGGTTGATGATTTAATTGAAAAATCAAATCATAAAGAAAGCGGATTTTACCTTAATAATCTGGATGAACTTGCTAAAAAGTTATCTCTATTAGACAATAGTGGTAAAAAGGTGCTCTTAATCGGTGTTTCTTTTGCTTTGCTTGATATGGTAGAACAACATTCTTTCAAGCTTAAAAACACCATTATAATGGAAACTGGAGGTATGAAAGGAAGAAGAAAAGAATTGATAAGAACTGAGCTTCATCAATTACTTTCTAATGGTTTTGGAGTTGAAAATATTCACTCTGAATATGGTATGACAGAATTATTGAGTCAAGGATATTCGAATGGAAATGGAGTTTTTGCTTGCCCGCCCTGGATGAAAATTCTAACCAGAAACACTGAAGATCCGTTATCAATTCAAACTAAAGGAAAAACTGGTGGAATTAATATTATTGATTTAGCGAACTACAACTCTTGTTCGTTTATCGCTACTCAAGACTTAGGAAAAGTACATGCTGATGATTCTTTTGAGATTATTGGGAGGTTTGATAATTCAGATATTAGGGGTTGTAACTTAATGGTATTGTAAATTTTCATAGTCTCCTTCGACTACTTTGAAAATTTATTACTTATGAATCGCATTTTTGCTATCGCTATTTTATTCTTTTCCTTCACTATTTTCTCTCAAAAAGAAAATTATAATCTTAAGAAAGGAGCTGTGGCTAATGGCTATGATGTTGTAGCTTACTTTTCAAACAAAACAGTAAAAGGAAATAAGAAGTTATCTTATTTATATGATAATGTTACTTTCCTGTTTTCAACAAAAGAAAACTTAAATACTTTCAAAGGCAATCCAACAAAATATATTCCTCAATATGGTGGATATTGTGCTTATGCGATCGGAGTAAAAGGTGTAAAGGTTGGAATAAATCCAAAGACTTTTGAAATTAGAGATGGTAAATTATACCTATTCTATAATTCTTGGGGAACCAATACATTGAAATTATGGTTAAATGAAAACCCCGAAGAACTTAAAATGAAAGCAGATAAAAATTGGTCGAGTTTAGTTAAATAAACGTTTATATAAAAAGAAAAGAATCCGTCTTGGATTCTTTTTTTATTTCTCTTGATTTTCAAAATCCTCTGTCAAATCTAATTTTCTTAGTGTAGGATTGAATATTCCTGTAGTTAAAACGGTTATTAAGGTCATTGTTCCACCAAAAACAACTGCTGTTACAGTTCCCATAAGTTTTGCTGTTAATCCACTTTCAAACGCACCTAATTCATTAGAAGAACCAACAAAAATAGAATTTACAGATGCCACTCTTCCTCTCATATGATCTGGAGTTTTTAACTGTAAAATAGTTTGTCTGATTACCATAGATACCCCATCTGTCACTCCACTGAAAAACAGAGCTAACAATGATACCCAAAATAGTTCTGATAAACCGAAAACAATAATACATACCCCGAAACCAAAAATAGCTACAAGTAATTTCATTCCAGCGTTTTTACTAACTGGTATATATGCAGTAATTAACATGGTTAAGAATGCGCCAATAGCAGGAGCCGCACTTAAAAAACCAAATCCTTCTGGTCCAACTTTTAAAATATCTTTGGCGAAAACAGGTAGCAAAGCTATTGCACCTCCAAATAAAACAGAAATCATATCTAAAGTTAAAGCACCTAATATTACTTTAGAATTTCTTACAAACTGAATACCTTCCTTTAAACTTTCAATAACTGGCTCTCCTATTTTTTTATTCATAATTGGTTTTTTCTTTATTGAAAAAAGTAACACTAAAGAAAAAATAACTATAGAAAATACTACTAATAAAGAGGAATCAACACCAAACCATCCAATAAAAAATCCTCCTGTACTAACACCTAATATTTTTGCTAATTGCCATGTAGAACTATTCCATGTTGCAGCATTTGTATATAAATTTTTTGGAACTATTAAAGCGACCAAAGAGAAAATCGTTGGACCAAAAAATGAACGTAAAATTCCACCAAAGAACACCAAAGCATATATGGAATATAACACACTATTATAATTCCAATTAGCAACAAAATCACGATTGGTTAAAAAATATAAACCTAAGCTAATAAGAGAAAATAAACCAATACAAAGCGCCAACAAATTTCGCTTTTCTTTTTGATCTACAATATGACCTGCAAATAAAGCCATGGAAACAGCAGGGATTACCTCCATTAAACCAATAATTCCAATTGCAAGTTTAGAGTTAGTTAACTCATAAACCTCATACTCTAAAATTAGAAATTGCATTGACCATCCAAAAACTAGAGCAAAACGTACTAGTAGAAAAATACTAAACTCTTTATACCTCAGGGAGGCATAAGGATCGACTTTATTCATAAGCTTAATTCAGCTTTAAATCCATTAAAATTCCGAAGGTTTCATTTACATCAGACTCCTTTACAACAATCGTCATCTCGTGTGTAGTTGAAATTACTTCTTGTACCGCAATGTTTGCCCAAGCAAACTGCTTTAAAATAAAATAATAAATACCTGATTGCTCTAAGTTCTCTTTAGGTAATTTTATAGTTATTGAAGCTAAATCTGTTACGTTATTTATTAAAATTTCTTTCTCGAAAATTTCAGTAATAAACGGTTGTAAAATAACACTAGCAACAATATTTGTTTCAAATATTCCTTGAGAAATTGTTAAAAACAAATCGTTATTCTCAGAAGCTTTATCTAAGATTTTTGCGATTCTTTTAAATAGAGTAGGAGTGTTTTTAAAAGTGAAATCACACAAGTCTGAACGAACGATAACGTCGCCTAAATTTAGTGCTAATTTCTTGATGTTTTTTCTAATGCGAAGTTCGTTCACAGGAGACAATCGGTTGATTGCCATCATTACGGCACCTACCTTAACTTCTTTTTTTAATTGTTGTGCTACCTCAGGTAAAATAACCCTAGCTAAAGATGAAACATTGATAAGTTTTTCGTTAAGAGCTTCTTCAATGAAAGGGGTTTTTCTGATAGTAATTTCAACAGCTTCTTGAATCGTTTTCATTTGGTTGTTTAAAAATATACTATTTGTTGTAAAAATATAAAATGTTGTTAATTTTTATTTAACTTTTATTAAAAAATTTAATAACCTTAATATGTTGCCAGTATTTCATTTTAACTTACATTTGCCCCGAGTTTTATAAAATTTAAAACTTATGGGCGTTAGAGGTCGTTTGAGTTTCACTTAAAGTATTATTTAGAAGGGTTTTTATACTTTTAACGATGGAATTTAGTCTAACATGTTAGTTAATTTCTCGAACACATCTTTCGCCTCTTTTTTTCCGTATAAAATAGAGTACACTGCATCTATTATTGGTGTTTTTGCATCATTTTCTTTATTAATTTTATACGCACTTTTAGTTGCGTAATATCCCTCAGCAATCATGTTCATTTCTAATATTGCAGATTTTACTGTATAACCTTTTCCAATCATGTTACCAAACATTCTATTTCTACTAAAAATAGAATATCCTGTTACCAGCAAATCACCTAAATACACGGAGTTATTAATGTTACGTTTCATTTTATGAACCTTCTTAATGTAACGTTTCATCTCACGAATTGCGTTGCTCATTAATACAGACTGAAAATTATCTCCATAACCCAAACCATGTGCAATTCCGGCTGCTATAGCATAAATATTTTTT contains:
- a CDS encoding YHS domain-containing (seleno)protein; translation: MNRIFAIAILFFSFTIFSQKENYNLKKGAVANGYDVVAYFSNKTVKGNKKLSYLYDNVTFLFSTKENLNTFKGNPTKYIPQYGGYCAYAIGVKGVKVGINPKTFEIRDGKLYLFYNSWGTNTLKLWLNENPEELKMKADKNWSSLVK
- a CDS encoding DUF6970 domain-containing protein, giving the protein MKTVLELICFTIILGSCNKGEEIKVISSFDNPIEQLFWLKKIKTGLEQSVAPVKTEIYEDTYKQERIIRVNSFVGCSDSKTDVYNCGGNLMCKFGGIAGLNTCPDFDSQATNKKLLWKNHDQPKIDKDVYNNTTTDNYSITNIEPNNDTLKTSISYSGCFPDSDRISLVDSESVFESTRLHRLLKLKFLKKNLVAAFYGILEFNINNL
- a CDS encoding LuxE/PaaK family acyltransferase is translated as MKNSIFNIQTEQKFQEVVLQVFKHQFEHNSVYRSFCDLLYVHASDVKNINEIPFLPIQFFKSKKVISSLNEVEEVFSSSGTTGTVTSKHYVTDISLYQESYIKGFQHFYGDIDDYIILALLPNYLERKGSSLVYMVDDLIEKSNHKESGFYLNNLDELAKKLSLLDNSGKKVLLIGVSFALLDMVEQHSFKLKNTIIMETGGMKGRRKELIRTELHQLLSNGFGVENIHSEYGMTELLSQGYSNGNGVFACPPWMKILTRNTEDPLSIQTKGKTGGINIIDLANYNSCSFIATQDLGKVHADDSFEIIGRFDNSDIRGCNLMVL
- a CDS encoding MFS transporter, producing the protein MNKVDPYASLRYKEFSIFLLVRFALVFGWSMQFLILEYEVYELTNSKLAIGIIGLMEVIPAVSMALFAGHIVDQKEKRNLLALCIGLFSLISLGLYFLTNRDFVANWNYNSVLYSIYALVFFGGILRSFFGPTIFSLVALIVPKNLYTNAATWNSSTWQLAKILGVSTGGFFIGWFGVDSSLLVVFSIVIFSLVLLFSIKKKPIMNKKIGEPVIESLKEGIQFVRNSKVILGALTLDMISVLFGGAIALLPVFAKDILKVGPEGFGFLSAAPAIGAFLTMLITAYIPVSKNAGMKLLVAIFGFGVCIIVFGLSELFWVSLLALFFSGVTDGVSMVIRQTILQLKTPDHMRGRVASVNSIFVGSSNELGAFESGLTAKLMGTVTAVVFGGTMTLITVLTTGIFNPTLRKLDLTEDFENQEK